In Gammaproteobacteria bacterium, the following are encoded in one genomic region:
- a CDS encoding SCP2 sterol-binding domain-containing protein — MKLPQPVWMSIEVAFNRALELDQDARDRLVALSGKVIGMDIRGLDLQLYLMPGLDGVGIAGECDSEVDAWLRGGLFSLMHTAMTHDRDRFLSGDVEIEGDIQLGQKVQNILKHFRFDWEELLSRGVGDVAAHQLGNTLRSLFDWGSTAIESLARDTAEYFQEERRDIVGRYELDQFSHAIDLLRADTERMEQRINRLLNKDKP; from the coding sequence ATGAAGTTACCGCAGCCTGTTTGGATGAGTATCGAGGTCGCGTTTAATCGAGCGCTGGAACTCGATCAGGATGCGCGTGATCGGTTAGTTGCATTGAGTGGCAAGGTCATCGGCATGGATATACGTGGTCTGGATTTACAGTTGTATCTCATGCCAGGGCTTGATGGTGTTGGTATTGCCGGTGAATGTGACAGCGAAGTCGATGCGTGGCTGAGAGGCGGTCTTTTTTCCTTGATGCATACGGCGATGACCCATGATAGAGATCGTTTTCTCAGCGGCGACGTGGAGATCGAAGGCGATATCCAGCTCGGCCAGAAGGTGCAGAACATACTCAAACATTTTCGTTTTGACTGGGAGGAATTGCTCTCCCGTGGCGTAGGTGATGTGGCTGCGCACCAGCTTGGAAACACTTTGCGCAGTCTTTTTGACTGGGGCAGTACCGCCATTGAATCTTTGGCGCGTGACACCGCAGAATACTTTCAGGAGGAACGTCGTGATATCGTCGGGCGCTATGAACTCGATCAATTCAGTCACGCGATCGATTTATTACGCGCCGATACAGAGCGTATGGAGCAACGCATCAATCGTTTATTGAATAAGGACAAGCCGTGA